From Humisphaera borealis, the proteins below share one genomic window:
- the aat gene encoding leucyl/phenylalanyl-tRNA--protein transferase, which translates to MSRSVRLDPNTLLNAYAQGVFPMADRDGVIRFYTADPRGIIPLSPPEAFHVPGTLRQIVRQKRFDLHINRDFEGTMRGCADRREDGTWINDRLVQAYIDLHHLGFAHSVEAWQGDELVGGLYGVSLGGAFFGESMFHRKTDASKVALVHLVERLRQRGYELLDTQATTPHLRRFGCIDIPARQYSKMLELAMSKECTFDGPVEVSRE; encoded by the coding sequence GTGAGCCGTTCCGTCCGACTCGATCCCAATACCCTCCTGAATGCGTACGCACAGGGCGTGTTCCCGATGGCGGACCGGGACGGCGTCATCCGTTTTTACACGGCCGACCCCCGGGGCATCATTCCCCTCTCGCCGCCCGAGGCCTTTCACGTTCCCGGCACGCTCCGGCAGATCGTGCGACAGAAGCGTTTCGACTTGCACATCAACCGCGATTTTGAAGGAACGATGCGAGGCTGCGCCGATCGCCGCGAGGACGGCACCTGGATCAACGATCGCCTCGTACAGGCCTACATCGATCTGCATCACCTCGGCTTCGCACACAGCGTCGAGGCCTGGCAGGGGGACGAACTGGTCGGCGGGCTCTATGGTGTCAGCCTTGGCGGCGCATTCTTCGGCGAAAGCATGTTCCACCGGAAAACCGACGCCAGCAAAGTCGCTTTGGTTCACCTGGTCGAAAGGCTCCGCCAGCGCGGCTACGAGCTGCTCGACACCCAGGCCACCACGCCCCACCTGCGCCGATTCGGCTGTATCGACATCCCGGCGCGGCAGTATTCCAAGATGCTCGAACTGGCCATGTCCAAGGAATGCACCTTTGATGGCCCGGTGGAAGTGTCTCGCGAGTAG
- a CDS encoding type II secretion system protein — MSRVSPKHQTACRSRGFTLVELLVVIAIIGLLVSILLPALGRAREGARTLKCAANLRSILQATTAYANENRGILVPTGTFYGGWWSNILVDKKFLVAPRLKDSELGSGPKMEGVFYCPNGNSDFFPPDLTNNTAIPANRTDERGAMCWRFKSPESQTSIDVWYGMNASEGTNYTSGPPGRRIPDPGNIGLMKISNIAKPAEMVIFFDGLIYHHLSVNANRLNARHGNKTQTNLGFVDGHVETHKTADLPGGLGAATTADFSLANLNAKYSTGPKWRLEQK; from the coding sequence ATGTCACGCGTTTCTCCCAAGCACCAGACCGCCTGTCGATCTCGCGGCTTCACCCTTGTGGAGCTGCTGGTGGTGATCGCCATCATCGGACTGCTCGTGTCCATCCTGCTACCGGCGTTGGGGCGGGCCAGGGAAGGCGCCAGAACGCTTAAGTGCGCGGCCAATCTCAGGTCCATCCTCCAGGCGACGACCGCCTATGCCAACGAGAATCGGGGCATACTCGTCCCGACCGGCACTTTCTATGGCGGATGGTGGTCGAACATTCTGGTGGACAAGAAGTTTCTCGTTGCCCCAAGACTGAAGGACAGCGAGCTGGGTTCGGGCCCGAAAATGGAAGGCGTCTTCTACTGCCCGAACGGCAATTCGGACTTCTTCCCACCCGATCTCACGAATAACACGGCGATTCCCGCCAATCGCACCGACGAGCGCGGGGCCATGTGCTGGCGATTCAAGTCCCCAGAATCGCAGACGAGTATCGACGTCTGGTACGGCATGAATGCGTCCGAGGGAACAAACTACACTTCAGGGCCGCCCGGCCGTCGGATCCCCGATCCAGGCAATATCGGCCTGATGAAGATCTCCAATATCGCAAAGCCGGCGGAGATGGTCATCTTTTTCGACGGGCTCATCTATCACCACTTGAGCGTCAACGCCAATCGCCTCAATGCGCGACATGGGAACAAGACACAGACCAACCTGGGGTTCGTCGACGGACATGTCGAGACGCATAAAACCGCAGACCTGCCCGGCGGTCTCGGTGCGGCCACCACCGCCGACTTCAGTCTCGCCAATCTCAATGCCAAGTACTCCACCGGCCCGAAATGGCGCCTTGAACAGAAGTGA
- a CDS encoding Hsp70 family protein, whose product MTATSLDSPARYTIGIDLGTTNSAVAFADAAEALPRVDDFPIVQLTGPGLVEPRPTLPSFHYEAAAGELPVAATRLPWTPAADEPATLVGTFARDHGAGVPGRLVTSAKSWLSHSGVDRTAGLLPWHGSADVQKLSPVEVSARYLSHLRAAWDHRHPEHPLANQDVVLTVPASFDEVARELTVQAAKEAGFGSLTLVEEPQAAFYAWIAAHGSDWEQRVRPGQTILICDVGGGTTDFTLIRVRPGSDGKVLFHRVAVGEHLILGGDNLDLALADHIEKKLLAEGKPKLAPTQWGSLVRSARVVKETLLGAAPPGRTTINIAGGGSKLIGGSIRVELTRDEVERVLVDGFLPRTPLDAKPAARRSGFQEFGLPYTTDAGITRYLAAFLTSHRELIRRDGAGGDHDPARPDLVLFNGGLFESPRLRDRLLEVLTGWFADRSPGWSPVVLENRRLDLAVARGAAYYGLVRRGKGVRIRGGLAHSYYMGVETASGKPTAVCLLPAGVEEGQKVDLPDRQFDLLIRQPVEFPLYYSGTRTTDRPGELVEVDPEQLTSLPPIRTVLTSGRSAAATSVQIELHAQLTEIGTLDIWCSEAQGQRTWRLQFDVRSASQANAARHDGVAERQGVVDDATVANCAALIRAAFGKTSDPRPLMRQLESATGQTRWQWPASLLRSFWEVLIELEPARRLSAEHEARWLSLTGFSLRPGYGLAVDDWRVSQTWKLFTAGPAFHKNEQVRAEWWILWRRVAGGMTAGQQATLAEPLIADWRTYLRKQGVGVKGRSSAFQFGPHESAEVWRTLGSLELLKPAVKAELGSILLERLPREKVQQARDAILFALGRVGQRVPAYGPLNAMLDPAQAQQWTRQLLQLNPADDRAAFAVMQLTRKTGDRWRDVADADRTAAIDWLAQRDASSHLIELVRDGGTLADEEQRNVLGESLPRGLRLE is encoded by the coding sequence GTGACCGCTACATCGCTCGATTCTCCCGCCCGCTACACGATCGGCATCGATCTGGGGACGACCAACTCTGCCGTGGCGTTCGCCGACGCCGCCGAGGCACTGCCGCGCGTCGACGATTTCCCGATCGTTCAACTCACCGGCCCGGGCCTCGTCGAACCGCGGCCAACGCTGCCGTCGTTCCATTACGAAGCCGCGGCGGGTGAACTCCCCGTCGCCGCGACCCGGCTTCCCTGGACGCCGGCGGCCGATGAGCCGGCGACCCTCGTCGGCACCTTCGCCCGCGATCATGGAGCCGGCGTGCCCGGGCGACTGGTGACGTCGGCCAAGTCGTGGCTATCGCACTCCGGCGTCGACCGCACGGCCGGGCTGCTGCCGTGGCACGGCTCGGCGGACGTTCAAAAGCTGTCGCCGGTTGAAGTCTCTGCCCGCTACCTCTCTCACCTGCGGGCGGCATGGGACCACCGCCATCCCGAGCACCCGCTGGCGAATCAGGACGTCGTCCTGACGGTGCCGGCGTCGTTCGACGAAGTCGCCAGGGAGCTGACCGTGCAGGCCGCGAAAGAGGCGGGCTTCGGCAGCCTGACACTCGTCGAAGAACCGCAGGCAGCGTTCTACGCGTGGATCGCCGCCCACGGCAGCGACTGGGAGCAGCGCGTCCGACCGGGGCAGACCATCCTGATCTGCGACGTCGGCGGCGGCACGACCGACTTCACGCTCATCCGCGTCAGGCCCGGCAGCGACGGTAAGGTTCTGTTCCACCGCGTCGCCGTCGGCGAACACCTGATCCTGGGCGGCGACAACCTCGATCTGGCCCTCGCCGATCACATCGAGAAAAAGCTTCTCGCCGAGGGCAAGCCCAAACTCGCGCCTACGCAGTGGGGCAGCCTGGTCCGTAGCGCCCGGGTGGTGAAAGAGACCTTGCTCGGCGCGGCCCCGCCGGGACGAACCACCATCAACATCGCCGGCGGTGGATCAAAGCTGATCGGCGGATCAATCCGGGTGGAGCTGACGCGCGATGAGGTCGAACGGGTGCTGGTGGATGGATTTCTCCCGCGCACGCCGCTCGACGCGAAGCCCGCCGCCCGGCGGTCCGGCTTCCAGGAATTCGGTCTGCCCTACACCACCGACGCCGGCATCACGCGATATCTCGCCGCGTTCCTCACGTCGCACCGGGAATTGATCCGCCGGGATGGCGCCGGCGGCGACCACGACCCGGCGCGGCCCGACCTCGTGCTCTTCAACGGCGGATTGTTCGAGTCGCCAAGGCTGCGCGACCGGCTGCTGGAGGTCCTGACCGGCTGGTTCGCCGACCGATCCCCGGGGTGGTCGCCCGTCGTCCTGGAGAATCGGCGGCTGGACCTGGCGGTGGCGCGAGGCGCGGCCTACTACGGACTGGTACGCCGAGGAAAGGGCGTGCGCATCCGAGGCGGGCTGGCCCACTCGTACTACATGGGCGTGGAGACGGCGTCCGGCAAGCCGACCGCCGTCTGCCTGCTGCCGGCCGGCGTAGAGGAAGGCCAGAAGGTGGACCTTCCCGACCGGCAGTTCGACCTGCTGATTCGCCAGCCGGTCGAGTTCCCCCTGTATTACTCCGGCACCCGGACGACCGACCGTCCCGGCGAACTGGTCGAGGTGGACCCCGAGCAGCTCACCTCGTTGCCGCCGATCCGCACGGTTCTCACCAGCGGCCGCAGCGCCGCGGCGACGTCGGTGCAGATCGAGCTGCACGCGCAGCTCACCGAGATCGGCACCCTCGACATCTGGTGCTCGGAAGCGCAGGGCCAGCGGACCTGGCGGCTGCAATTTGACGTTCGGTCCGCCAGCCAGGCCAACGCCGCCCGGCACGACGGCGTCGCCGAACGGCAAGGTGTGGTTGATGACGCCACGGTCGCAAACTGTGCCGCTTTGATTCGCGCCGCGTTCGGCAAGACCAGCGATCCTCGCCCCCTCATGCGGCAGCTCGAAAGCGCGACCGGGCAAACCCGCTGGCAATGGCCGGCCTCTTTGCTGCGATCGTTCTGGGAGGTGCTGATCGAGCTCGAGCCCGCCCGGCGGCTGTCGGCCGAACACGAAGCCCGTTGGCTCAGCCTGACCGGATTCAGCCTTCGACCGGGTTACGGGCTGGCCGTCGATGACTGGCGCGTCAGCCAGACCTGGAAGCTGTTCACCGCCGGCCCGGCGTTTCACAAGAACGAGCAGGTGCGCGCCGAGTGGTGGATTCTCTGGCGTCGTGTCGCCGGCGGCATGACCGCCGGCCAGCAAGCGACCCTCGCCGAACCGCTGATCGCCGACTGGCGCACGTACCTCCGCAAACAGGGCGTGGGGGTGAAGGGGAGATCGTCGGCATTCCAGTTCGGCCCGCACGAATCGGCCGAGGTCTGGCGTACGCTCGGCTCCCTCGAGTTACTCAAGCCGGCCGTAAAGGCGGAATTGGGGTCCATCCTGCTCGAACGCCTGCCCCGTGAAAAAGTGCAGCAGGCGCGCGACGCGATATTGTTCGCGCTGGGCCGCGTCGGCCAGCGCGTGCCGGCGTACGGGCCGCTGAACGCGATGCTCGACCCGGCCCAGGCACAGCAATGGACGCGGCAACTGCTGCAACTCAACCCGGCCGACGACCGGGCAGCGTTCGCCGTGATGCAGCTGACCCGCAAGACCGGCGACCGCTGGCGCGACGTCGCCGACGCCGACCGCACCGCAGCGATAGACTGGCTCGCGCAACGCGACGCCTCGTCTCACCTGATCGAACTGGTTCGTGACGGCGGAACCCTCGCCGACGAGGAACAGCGCAACGTGCTGGGCGAAAGCCTGCCCCGCGGATTGCGGCTGGAGTAG
- a CDS encoding chorismate transformation enzyme, FkbO/Hyg5 family produces MMSAGPDKFASVPAAIDGDALLLPAWAEALVATVPAEIAKVGNVALQTRLTDDVSLVSARVARAADLASHDFEAATTRMYDLIAQRLSSADASHPVRFWNFIPGIHATSGVMPASGEVLDRYMVFNAGRYAACRQWLGGEDAFPRLLATASGVGHDGRDLIIHALAAAEPGNAVENPRQVPAYKYSHRYGPKPPCFARATTVTLGGRQRVLVGGTASVRGEASVFVGDLRKQVGETLDNLAALLQSATGDDAAGPHLMSDLRVYYVRAEDLAALRSIVSLACPAATKEFVRADICRQDLLVEIEGVA; encoded by the coding sequence ATGATGTCCGCCGGCCCTGACAAATTCGCCTCCGTACCCGCCGCGATCGATGGCGACGCGCTCTTGCTCCCCGCCTGGGCAGAGGCCCTGGTCGCTACCGTGCCGGCGGAGATCGCGAAGGTCGGGAACGTCGCACTGCAGACCCGGCTGACCGACGATGTGTCGCTGGTTTCGGCGCGTGTCGCGCGGGCGGCCGATCTGGCGTCGCACGATTTTGAAGCGGCGACGACCCGCATGTACGACCTGATCGCACAGCGGCTCTCCAGTGCTGACGCGTCACACCCGGTTCGATTCTGGAACTTCATCCCCGGTATCCACGCCACCAGTGGGGTCATGCCGGCTTCGGGCGAAGTGCTCGACCGTTACATGGTCTTCAACGCCGGCCGCTACGCGGCCTGCAGGCAGTGGCTCGGCGGGGAAGATGCGTTCCCCCGCCTGCTGGCGACCGCGTCGGGTGTCGGCCATGACGGGCGGGATCTGATCATCCACGCCCTTGCCGCCGCCGAACCCGGCAATGCCGTCGAAAACCCGCGACAGGTGCCGGCGTACAAGTACTCCCATCGCTACGGCCCCAAGCCGCCTTGCTTCGCGCGGGCGACCACCGTCACGCTGGGCGGCCGTCAGAGGGTTCTGGTCGGCGGCACGGCGAGCGTTCGGGGCGAGGCCTCGGTGTTCGTCGGCGATTTGCGGAAGCAGGTCGGCGAGACGCTCGACAACCTTGCCGCGCTCCTGCAATCGGCCACCGGCGACGACGCCGCCGGCCCCCACCTGATGTCCGACCTCCGCGTCTACTACGTCCGCGCGGAAGACCTTGCCGCGCTGCGGTCGATCGTATCGCTGGCGTGTCCTGCTGCAACGAAGGAGTTCGTTCGCGCCGACATCTGCCGTCAGGACCTGCTCGTGGAGATTGAAGGGGTTGCCTGA
- a CDS encoding beta-ketoacyl-[acyl-carrier-protein] synthase family protein — protein MPDPYLDPIVITGAGMVTCLGLDRQSTWEAVRQGRCGIGPLTALEQPAPDGKHGGQAPELPVDESPGEPREVRYLRRAIVDALRDAGITRPNVAAGTLPYAPERCGLIMGTTLHGMRAAGDYLRTGDTSPLARFLAASVLKSATRGLGIEGFSATTCSACSSSLGAIALGVTLLREGKLDLIVAGGYDPVSEYVYAGFNSLRLVADKPLRPFARDRQGMKLAEGYGVVVLERAADASRRGAPVMATVLGYGESADAHHLTQPHPTGDGASRAIAQALKSAGRTPDDIGLIVAHATGTPDNDAGEYAALSRVFGDKLAASPVVGFKSHVGHTLGGAGAVELILAATAMNEGVVPPCANVTPADIDFPGLTIVNHARPAKIGATLSTSLGFGGANTSMVLGPAADATAAVVTSQPVVDRRFSGADRREVFVTGIGIVLPRAIGIPAFLQLLNSPIVTGPATDSGPIADDAIAHLINARRVRRMSAYVKLMLAAAGSALQDAGITDTQAYCQSLSAVLGTSHGGTEFSGQYYKQIVDEGIPAANPLLFSEGVPNAGAAHVSLTLGIKGACQTIIGSRTAGLDAMALAAIRIGQGSWERALVGAGEEYGPIVTQSYAKCMRAEPHDGRDGPVGFATGCGAVSLLLESRQSVESRGGRILGSVDATAFAAPGRVASAGAVRVLSELGAIDELVMSRSGSVIDAIEREAVRLAYPDDTRRPRLTSLFGRVTECYSAGPLAGVAAALLRGGIGDESARGPVGVICTDVTGGVTAVRVSGREQATRD, from the coding sequence GTGCCTGACCCGTACCTCGATCCCATTGTCATCACCGGGGCAGGTATGGTCACCTGCCTGGGCCTGGATCGTCAGAGCACCTGGGAGGCGGTTCGGCAGGGGCGGTGCGGCATCGGCCCGCTGACGGCGCTGGAACAACCCGCCCCCGACGGCAAGCACGGCGGACAAGCGCCGGAACTGCCGGTGGACGAATCACCCGGCGAGCCGCGCGAGGTTCGCTACCTTCGCCGGGCGATCGTCGATGCGCTGCGCGATGCTGGAATCACCCGTCCGAACGTCGCCGCCGGCACCCTGCCCTACGCCCCCGAGCGGTGCGGGCTGATCATGGGCACGACACTCCACGGCATGCGCGCCGCCGGCGACTACCTGCGGACCGGAGACACCTCGCCGCTGGCCCGGTTTCTCGCCGCGAGCGTGCTGAAGTCGGCGACGCGCGGGCTGGGGATCGAAGGGTTTTCCGCCACCACCTGCTCGGCCTGTTCGTCGAGCCTCGGCGCCATCGCACTGGGCGTCACCCTGCTGCGAGAAGGCAAGCTCGACCTGATTGTCGCCGGCGGGTACGACCCGGTCAGCGAGTACGTTTACGCCGGGTTCAACAGCCTGCGGCTGGTGGCCGACAAGCCGCTGCGTCCGTTCGCCCGCGACCGCCAGGGCATGAAACTCGCCGAAGGCTATGGCGTTGTCGTCCTGGAGCGCGCCGCCGACGCTTCACGCCGTGGCGCCCCGGTGATGGCGACCGTGCTGGGCTACGGCGAATCGGCCGACGCGCACCATCTGACGCAGCCCCATCCGACCGGCGACGGCGCGTCCCGCGCGATTGCCCAGGCGCTTAAGTCCGCCGGTCGCACGCCTGACGACATCGGCCTGATCGTCGCCCACGCCACCGGCACCCCCGACAATGACGCCGGCGAGTACGCGGCGCTGTCGCGCGTCTTCGGCGACAAGCTCGCGGCGTCGCCGGTTGTCGGTTTCAAGAGCCATGTCGGCCATACGCTGGGCGGTGCGGGAGCGGTCGAGCTGATCCTCGCCGCGACGGCGATGAACGAGGGCGTCGTGCCACCGTGCGCCAACGTGACGCCCGCCGATATTGATTTCCCCGGCCTCACGATCGTCAACCATGCTCGGCCGGCGAAGATTGGCGCGACGCTCAGCACCTCTCTTGGTTTTGGCGGTGCCAACACCAGCATGGTGCTCGGCCCGGCTGCCGACGCCACGGCGGCTGTCGTCACTTCACAACCCGTCGTAGACCGCCGGTTCAGTGGCGCCGACCGCCGGGAAGTGTTCGTGACGGGCATCGGCATTGTCCTGCCCCGGGCGATCGGCATTCCCGCATTCCTTCAATTGCTCAACAGTCCGATCGTGACGGGCCCGGCGACGGATTCGGGCCCGATCGCCGACGATGCCATCGCGCACCTGATCAACGCCCGACGGGTTCGGCGGATGAGCGCGTACGTCAAGCTGATGCTCGCCGCCGCCGGCAGCGCCCTCCAAGACGCCGGCATCACCGATACCCAGGCCTACTGCCAGAGCCTGTCTGCCGTCCTGGGCACAAGTCATGGCGGTACGGAGTTCAGCGGGCAGTACTACAAGCAGATCGTGGACGAAGGCATCCCCGCTGCCAATCCACTGCTGTTCAGCGAAGGCGTCCCCAATGCCGGTGCGGCGCATGTGAGTCTGACGCTGGGAATCAAAGGCGCGTGCCAGACCATTATCGGATCGCGAACGGCCGGACTGGACGCGATGGCGCTGGCGGCGATCCGCATTGGGCAGGGCAGTTGGGAGCGGGCACTCGTTGGCGCGGGCGAGGAGTACGGGCCGATCGTCACGCAGTCCTATGCCAAGTGCATGCGGGCCGAGCCCCACGACGGCCGCGACGGTCCGGTCGGTTTCGCCACCGGCTGCGGGGCGGTTTCGCTGCTCTTGGAGAGCCGACAGAGCGTCGAAAGTCGCGGCGGCAGAATCCTGGGTTCGGTCGATGCCACCGCGTTCGCCGCCCCGGGTCGTGTCGCGTCGGCCGGCGCGGTGCGCGTGTTGTCGGAATTGGGCGCGATCGACGAACTCGTGATGTCGCGCAGCGGATCGGTGATCGATGCCATCGAACGCGAAGCAGTTCGGCTGGCCTACCCCGACGACACCCGCCGCCCCCGACTGACGTCCCTGTTCGGCAGGGTGACCGAGTGCTACAGCGCCGGCCCGCTGGCCGGAGTGGCGGCGGCGCTGCTGCGAGGCGGAATTGGCGACGAATCCGCTCGCGGACCCGTCGGTGTCATCTGCACCGACGTGACCGGCGGCGTGACGGCGGTCCGCGTCAGCGGGCGTGAACAGGCGACGCGCGACTGA
- a CDS encoding lysophospholipid acyltransferase family protein produces MHADVKSPLATPLRLVPPPQARYSSETSGTYVAHEESGRPPEAPVAERPSPSIGRRIASFWLKALFFTSERATWIPLSMTGLVRRGVLMFAPNVRHATMANAARILGPDSTEGHRTALARGVVESFFRFCIDVGRSAHMTPEQLLGEIASVEGREHYDRARASGKGLIIATAHMGSFEVGLSGLAMQGQQLHVIFQRDEQGLFERQRSSLRERLNINESPIDNGWTMWISLRDALLRGEAVVMQADRVMPGQRGQKVPFLHGHLEMPPGPAKLARLSGAWIVPIFSIRRPDGRINLFIEPPITPADDVEEPAASAPTIGTRRVDPLLRKLSLVIQKYVRAYPEQWLMFHPAFCEDQPATSNPTRLPEKDKPRA; encoded by the coding sequence TTGCACGCCGACGTGAAATCCCCGCTCGCCACTCCGCTCCGCCTGGTGCCGCCGCCGCAGGCCCGGTACTCGTCGGAGACATCAGGCACCTACGTCGCGCACGAAGAATCCGGGCGCCCGCCCGAGGCCCCAGTTGCGGAACGCCCCTCGCCATCGATCGGCCGACGGATCGCATCGTTCTGGCTGAAGGCCCTTTTCTTTACCAGCGAGCGGGCCACCTGGATTCCGCTTTCCATGACGGGTCTGGTTCGTCGCGGCGTGCTGATGTTCGCCCCGAATGTGCGCCATGCCACGATGGCCAATGCCGCCCGCATCCTGGGACCCGATTCCACAGAGGGGCACCGCACCGCCCTGGCCCGCGGCGTGGTCGAAAGCTTCTTCCGCTTCTGTATCGATGTCGGCCGATCGGCCCACATGACACCGGAGCAACTGCTGGGCGAGATTGCTTCGGTCGAGGGTCGCGAGCACTACGATCGCGCCCGCGCCAGCGGCAAGGGGCTTATCATCGCGACGGCGCACATGGGTTCGTTCGAAGTCGGGCTCTCCGGCCTGGCGATGCAGGGGCAGCAGCTGCACGTCATCTTTCAGCGCGACGAGCAGGGCCTGTTCGAGCGTCAGAGGTCGAGTCTCCGCGAGCGGCTCAACATCAATGAATCGCCGATCGACAACGGCTGGACGATGTGGATCAGCCTGCGCGACGCACTGCTTCGCGGGGAGGCGGTGGTGATGCAGGCCGATCGGGTCATGCCCGGGCAGCGCGGGCAGAAGGTGCCCTTCCTGCACGGACACCTCGAGATGCCGCCGGGCCCGGCGAAGCTGGCTCGGCTGAGCGGCGCGTGGATCGTGCCCATCTTTTCCATCCGCCGGCCGGACGGCAGGATCAACCTCTTCATCGAGCCACCCATCACACCCGCCGACGATGTGGAAGAGCCCGCCGCCTCTGCGCCGACGATCGGGACCCGCCGCGTCGATCCGCTCCTGCGGAAGCTTTCGCTGGTCATTCAGAAGTACGTCCGCGCGTACCCCGAGCAATGGCTGATGTTCCATCCGGCGTTCTGCGAGGACCAGCCCGCGACGTCCAACCCCACCCGCCTCCCCGAGAAGGACAAACCTCGTGCCTGA
- a CDS encoding LolA family protein: MPTNRRPFFLVFCAMFLLVALLPRPLTADAPPATDPVLEAKLKEIDARADKIKDYVARFEQQKYTALLRKPLISTGVVRVLGPVVRWDTEKPDPAVLHADAKEVRLYYPKQKLVEIYPIDKRMSDLAASPLPRLATLRENFAFEAMTPEQMKADAGTLADGPDRVAIRLRPTGQFLKQHIEEVRVLLDQKSAFMLCVVTVDKEGDRTVIRFSEARLNTGLTPQDVAFSPPADARISRPLEAGTGK, translated from the coding sequence ATGCCCACGAACCGACGCCCCTTCTTCCTGGTCTTTTGCGCAATGTTTCTCCTGGTGGCACTGCTGCCACGGCCCCTGACCGCCGACGCGCCGCCGGCCACCGACCCCGTATTGGAAGCAAAGCTCAAAGAGATCGACGCCCGCGCCGACAAGATCAAGGATTACGTCGCACGTTTCGAACAGCAGAAGTACACCGCCTTGCTTCGTAAGCCGCTGATTTCGACGGGCGTCGTTCGCGTGCTCGGCCCGGTCGTTCGATGGGACACCGAGAAGCCGGACCCGGCGGTCCTTCATGCCGACGCCAAAGAGGTCAGGCTCTACTATCCGAAGCAGAAGCTGGTGGAGATTTACCCGATCGACAAGCGGATGAGCGATCTGGCAGCATCCCCGCTGCCAAGGCTGGCGACGCTGCGGGAGAACTTTGCGTTCGAAGCGATGACGCCCGAGCAGATGAAAGCCGACGCGGGAACACTCGCCGACGGTCCCGACCGTGTCGCGATTCGGCTCCGCCCGACGGGGCAGTTTCTCAAGCAGCACATCGAAGAGGTTCGCGTGTTGCTCGACCAGAAGTCGGCCTTTATGCTGTGTGTGGTGACGGTGGACAAGGAGGGCGATCGGACGGTGATCCGATTCAGTGAAGCCCGGCTGAACACCGGATTGACTCCGCAAGATGTGGCGTTTTCGCCGCCCGCCGACGCCCGGATCTCCCGTCCCCTGGAAGCCGGTACGGGGAAATGA
- a CDS encoding 3-hydroxyacyl-ACP dehydratase FabZ family protein has translation MATLVGYIEEQLVRGNPDALASAAPVSPATDPLSRLPHGPEFRFLTRAVSVRTGESAEAVWVIKGDEPFFAGHFPGRPIVPGVLIAEAMAQACGLATPPPQEGVAIDGKLVQVDVRFEQPVVPPAEIVIRCQHQRTIAGLSQFSVTASVGSMVVSRGTLTLNCSPIVAAAVGGG, from the coding sequence GTGGCGACCCTGGTCGGATACATCGAGGAGCAGCTCGTCCGCGGCAACCCCGATGCACTCGCCTCGGCAGCGCCGGTGTCGCCGGCGACCGATCCGCTGTCCCGCCTGCCCCACGGACCGGAGTTCCGGTTCCTCACCCGCGCCGTCTCCGTCCGCACGGGAGAATCAGCCGAGGCGGTTTGGGTGATCAAGGGTGATGAACCTTTCTTCGCCGGTCACTTCCCCGGCAGGCCGATCGTACCGGGCGTCTTGATCGCCGAGGCGATGGCGCAGGCCTGTGGGCTGGCGACGCCGCCGCCGCAGGAGGGTGTCGCCATTGACGGCAAGCTGGTGCAGGTGGACGTTCGTTTCGAGCAGCCGGTCGTGCCGCCGGCCGAGATCGTCATCCGCTGCCAGCACCAGCGCACGATCGCCGGTTTGAGCCAGTTCAGTGTGACGGCTTCGGTCGGTTCGATGGTGGTGTCGCGCGGGACGCTTACGCTCAATTGCTCGCCGATCGTTGCGGCCGCAGTGGGCGGCGGCTGA